In one window of Armatimonadota bacterium DNA:
- a CDS encoding cupin domain-containing protein yields the protein MLRATFDKQKAELHAEGAAYLHPIFAPEDVGARLHHAWIYLKPGDTMAMHLHDEAELCVVREGQGEIRVENAAAAIRELDAILIPPGAEHSIANTGEGDLTIFWASWKPVGPVLVETGRVAIESFDRARLKPAHMDTFYHFEPFSTETMGAPARFTTGWGLVGGGVASELHKHPTAELYVFFRGATVQQVGLECAAVKASDAVMVPADTMHNLLNYTDDEVLLYWIEVIPGSLPE from the coding sequence ATGCTTAGGGCGACGTTCGACAAGCAAAAGGCGGAGCTGCACGCCGAGGGAGCCGCATACCTGCATCCCATTTTCGCACCCGAAGATGTCGGGGCCAGACTGCACCACGCCTGGATCTACCTGAAACCGGGCGACACCATGGCGATGCACCTCCACGACGAGGCCGAGCTATGCGTGGTGCGCGAAGGGCAGGGCGAAATACGGGTCGAGAACGCCGCGGCCGCGATCCGAGAACTGGACGCGATACTGATTCCGCCCGGCGCGGAACATTCGATCGCCAACACCGGCGAGGGCGATCTCACCATCTTCTGGGCGTCGTGGAAGCCGGTGGGGCCGGTGCTCGTGGAAACGGGCCGTGTCGCTATCGAGTCGTTCGACCGGGCGAGGCTCAAGCCCGCGCACATGGACACGTTCTACCACTTCGAGCCGTTCAGCACCGAAACGATGGGCGCGCCTGCGCGGTTCACAACCGGCTGGGGCCTCGTCGGCGGGGGTGTCGCGTCGGAGCTGCACAAGCATCCGACGGCCGAGCTATACGTCTTCTTTCGCGGTGCGACGGTACAGCAAGTTGGTCTGGAATGCGCGGCGGTGAAGGCCAGCGACGCGGTGATGGTGCCCGCCGACACCATGCACAACCTGCTGAACTACACCGACGATGAGGTGCTGCTGTATTGGATCGAAGTGATCCCGGGGTCGCTGCCGGAGTAG
- a CDS encoding single-stranded DNA-binding protein, with protein sequence MSSTAPDGKTEQEIADDLDLLLGVLPARLRERLADESNLSQLLEVVLDIGRAPEARFPEQVLALSSEPVTHEDLDYVVGHVGEFTGDNRAGIERTLHRISAILNRHRKVVGLTCRVGRAVYGTIDMIRDIVETGKSILLLGKPGIGKTTKLREVARVLADEFGKRVIVVDTSNEIAGDGDIPHPGIGSARRMQVPRPDLQHAVMIEAVENHMPEVVVIDEIGTEAEAMAARTIAERGVQLIATAHGTTLDNLLMNPTLSDLVGGIHAVTLSDEEAHRRGTQKTVLERRAPPTFDIVVEIVHFDELAIHHDVAETVDRYLRQEPLKPEIRQRLPSGKVERVLPEREPKVREPRAEYADYARMRPVAPDGALAIFPYGVNKGKLERAIRDLGLQARMVNTMDEADAVVMLKAQERRAPHIAQEAASAGKHLQVLRSNTQHQIMVALREIAHTSGWGPEQVALREAQQAVDQVLMTSEPVELSPRDSYLRRLQHDLANQYHLRSESIDVEPRRRVKISK encoded by the coding sequence TTGAGCAGCACAGCGCCTGACGGAAAGACCGAGCAGGAGATCGCCGACGATCTCGACCTGCTGCTGGGGGTATTGCCGGCGCGGCTGCGCGAGCGGCTCGCCGACGAGTCGAACCTCTCACAGTTGCTCGAGGTCGTGCTCGACATCGGGCGCGCTCCGGAAGCGCGTTTCCCGGAGCAGGTGCTCGCGCTGTCGAGCGAGCCTGTGACGCACGAGGACTTGGACTACGTCGTCGGGCACGTCGGCGAGTTCACCGGCGACAACCGCGCCGGCATCGAGCGCACCCTGCATCGCATCTCCGCCATCCTCAACCGCCACCGCAAGGTCGTCGGCCTCACCTGTCGCGTCGGCCGCGCCGTGTACGGCACGATCGACATGATCCGCGACATCGTCGAGACCGGCAAGAGCATCCTCCTGCTCGGCAAGCCGGGGATCGGCAAGACGACCAAGCTGCGCGAAGTCGCGCGCGTCCTCGCCGACGAGTTCGGCAAGCGCGTCATCGTCGTGGACACGTCGAATGAGATTGCGGGCGACGGCGACATCCCTCACCCCGGCATCGGCAGCGCGCGGCGCATGCAGGTCCCGCGCCCCGACCTCCAGCACGCGGTCATGATCGAGGCGGTCGAGAACCACATGCCCGAGGTCGTCGTCATTGACGAGATCGGCACCGAGGCCGAGGCGATGGCCGCCCGCACCATCGCCGAGCGTGGCGTCCAGCTCATCGCCACCGCTCACGGCACGACCCTCGACAACTTGCTCATGAACCCGACTCTGTCCGACCTCGTCGGCGGCATCCACGCTGTCACCCTGTCGGACGAGGAGGCCCACCGCCGCGGCACCCAGAAAACCGTCCTCGAACGCCGCGCGCCGCCGACCTTCGACATCGTCGTCGAGATCGTGCACTTCGACGAGCTCGCGATCCATCACGACGTCGCGGAAACGGTTGACCGTTACCTGCGCCAGGAGCCGCTCAAGCCGGAGATCCGCCAGCGGCTGCCCAGCGGCAAGGTCGAGCGGGTGCTGCCGGAGCGCGAGCCGAAGGTGCGCGAGCCGCGCGCCGAGTACGCGGACTACGCGCGCATGCGCCCCGTCGCGCCCGACGGCGCGCTCGCGATCTTCCCCTACGGCGTCAACAAGGGCAAGCTCGAGCGCGCCATTCGCGACCTCGGGCTGCAAGCGCGCATGGTCAACACCATGGACGAGGCCGACGCGGTCGTCATGCTCAAGGCGCAGGAGCGCCGCGCGCCGCACATCGCCCAGGAGGCGGCGAGCGCGGGCAAGCACTTGCAGGTGCTGCGCTCTAATACCCAGCATCAGATCATGGTCGCCCTGCGCGAGATCGCGCACACCTCCGGCTGGGGGCCGGAACAGGTCGCCTTGCGCGAGGCCCAGCAAGCCGTCGACCAGGTCCTGATGACCTCGGAGCCGGTCGAACTCAGCCCGCGCGACTCGTATCTGCGCCGGCTTCAGCACGACCTCGCGAATCAGTATCACCTCCGCTCCGAGAGCATCGACGTCGAACCCCGCCGCCGCGTCAAGATATCGAAGTAG
- the mreD gene encoding rod shape-determining protein MreD — translation MARRAIFTAAVIALCGALQFSVLHWARIAGVEPDLLLIVTVVIGLLSGPRAGMAVGFSAGVVQGAVLGRGIGVFAAAKTIVGYLVGVAGARLYVENLFVMMGAAAAMTVAHEVIALVLTRSQGVSLGNAVVSIMLQACYNGGAALIVGAALRRVRPLLPQQEVRG, via the coding sequence TTGGCGCGGAGGGCGATCTTCACCGCCGCCGTCATTGCGCTGTGCGGCGCCCTTCAATTCAGCGTGCTCCATTGGGCACGCATCGCGGGCGTTGAGCCGGACTTGCTTCTCATCGTGACGGTGGTGATCGGCCTGCTCAGCGGGCCGCGCGCGGGTATGGCCGTGGGGTTCAGCGCGGGCGTCGTCCAGGGCGCGGTGCTCGGCCGTGGGATCGGCGTCTTCGCGGCCGCGAAGACCATAGTCGGATACCTCGTCGGGGTCGCCGGCGCCCGACTGTACGTCGAGAATCTGTTCGTGATGATGGGCGCGGCCGCGGCGATGACCGTCGCACACGAGGTCATCGCCCTCGTGCTCACCCGCAGCCAGGGCGTCAGCCTGGGGAATGCAGTTGTGAGCATCATGCTTCAAGCCTGCTACAACGGCGGGGCGGCGCTGATCGTCGGCGCCGCGCTGCGCCGCGTGCGCCCACTGCTGCCACAGCAGGAGGTGCGCGGGTGA
- a CDS encoding right-handed parallel beta-helix repeat-containing protein, whose translation MKACLPERPEGRRTYLLYYSSILALAVLAMAASGSQSEASLAPATVVVATLDSSEQSKTLAHFVGDGEGDQEEINAGIQALPEAGGTVLLMEGTYDIRRIEGTLGGVIIDRSNVVLAGQGASTKLVQAPNQDTNVIRIIGSGVGHITIRDLYVDANRDENSAGTGDPNISHDRFEFCGIKAFFRAPRAAVSGEPNHDITIRDCHVRDAHTLGIMLEGPNMRVINNVLGNANSDSVEILTGPGEIRGNHVEITGRTHVAIGTDRANDIIMAHNIVRVREGGDLDIAFRSWAESRGHVIAGNVVTVDAGGRCGLAMDIRGEDAAVTGNSVYTSNPDERVRVKISAGNAVVTGNVFHNVVVEVNDQTEAQKPIIIRDNIMDNSAVEHVKGNLTTPGQ comes from the coding sequence ATGAAAGCATGTCTGCCCGAACGTCCGGAAGGTCGCCGCACGTATCTGTTGTATTACTCCTCCATCCTCGCACTTGCGGTGCTGGCAATGGCGGCTTCTGGCTCACAATCGGAGGCCAGCCTCGCCCCGGCGACCGTCGTCGTCGCGACGCTGGATTCGTCGGAGCAATCGAAGACGCTGGCCCACTTCGTCGGCGACGGCGAGGGCGACCAGGAGGAGATCAACGCCGGGATTCAGGCCCTTCCCGAAGCCGGCGGCACCGTGCTCCTGATGGAAGGCACGTACGACATCAGGAGAATCGAAGGCACGCTCGGCGGCGTCATCATAGACCGCAGCAACGTCGTCCTCGCCGGGCAGGGCGCGAGCACCAAGCTCGTCCAGGCGCCGAATCAGGACACGAACGTCATCCGCATCATCGGCTCGGGCGTCGGGCACATCACGATCCGCGATCTGTACGTTGATGCGAATCGCGACGAGAACTCGGCAGGCACGGGCGACCCGAACATCTCCCACGATCGGTTCGAGTTCTGCGGCATCAAGGCGTTCTTCCGCGCGCCGCGCGCGGCGGTGAGCGGCGAGCCGAATCACGACATCACGATCCGCGACTGCCACGTCCGCGACGCGCATACGCTCGGCATCATGCTCGAAGGTCCGAATATGCGCGTCATCAACAACGTCCTCGGCAACGCGAACTCCGATTCGGTCGAAATCCTCACCGGCCCCGGCGAGATTCGCGGCAATCACGTCGAGATCACCGGCCGGACCCATGTGGCGATCGGCACCGACCGCGCGAACGACATCATCATGGCACACAACATCGTCCGCGTCCGCGAGGGCGGCGATCTCGACATCGCGTTCCGATCCTGGGCCGAGTCGCGTGGGCACGTCATCGCGGGCAACGTGGTGACGGTGGACGCGGGCGGGAGATGCGGCCTCGCGATGGACATCCGGGGCGAGGACGCGGCGGTTACCGGCAACAGCGTTTACACCTCAAATCCCGACGAGCGCGTGCGGGTCAAGATCTCGGCCGGCAACGCCGTCGTCACCGGCAACGTCTTCCACAACGTCGTCGTCGAGGTCAACGATCAGACCGAGGCGCAGAAACCCATCATCATCCGGGACAACATCATGGACAACTCCGCAGTCGAGCACGTGAAGGGCAACCTAACGACGCCGGGGCAGTAG
- a CDS encoding tetratricopeptide repeat protein, with protein sequence MVQFEEAVLLGKWIIASFIGGGLILRSIYAILEREVETWQGILGISTGFALAAVAISLAASPWYYPVLLLIVMVGVVAHMLTVIDNRIRARRMLEEDEARCHEAIEFDDKNAAAHAFLAAVYCKQGRFAEAVSEYERAVELDPHDIETESRLTRLIAEIGERQELPVCPQCESPLDASGATCPECGWSRSTLKGLRDVYASGAVKQGLIYGVIVSTAIGVLSAILGVSMPFTFLVLFIGWLAVLVLFFRWIFRQDL encoded by the coding sequence GTGGTCCAATTTGAAGAGGCCGTCCTCCTGGGGAAGTGGATCATCGCCTCGTTCATCGGCGGGGGGCTGATTCTCCGCAGCATCTACGCCATACTCGAGCGCGAGGTCGAGACGTGGCAAGGCATTCTCGGCATCTCGACCGGCTTCGCGCTCGCCGCAGTCGCGATCTCCCTTGCGGCAAGCCCGTGGTACTATCCCGTATTGCTGCTGATCGTGATGGTCGGCGTGGTGGCCCATATGCTGACCGTGATTGACAATCGCATCCGGGCGCGGCGCATGCTCGAGGAGGATGAGGCGCGCTGCCACGAGGCCATCGAATTCGACGATAAGAACGCTGCGGCCCACGCGTTCCTCGCGGCTGTGTACTGCAAGCAAGGCCGATTTGCGGAGGCCGTGAGCGAGTACGAGAGAGCGGTCGAACTCGACCCGCATGACATCGAAACAGAGAGCCGGCTGACGCGCCTGATCGCGGAGATCGGAGAACGCCAGGAGCTGCCCGTCTGCCCCCAGTGCGAGTCACCGCTGGACGCGTCCGGCGCCACCTGCCCCGAATGCGGGTGGTCGCGTTCGACGCTCAAAGGCCTGCGCGATGTGTACGCCAGCGGCGCGGTGAAACAGGGCTTGATCTACGGAGTCATCGTAAGCACCGCCATCGGCGTGCTGTCCGCGATCCTCGGCGTGTCTATGCCGTTTACCTTCCTCGTCCTGTTCATTGGGTGGCTGGCGGTGCTCGTGCTCTTCTTCAGGTGGATTTTCCGCCAGGACCTGTGA
- the mrdA gene encoding penicillin-binding protein 2 has protein sequence MRTRRLIVRAAILAIFALLVARLWQIQVVHGREYRRASEQNRIRLIRREAARGTIYDRRGRILATSRPCLDVVVTPEEFGDDPEAVAQLARILHAGPAEIAAKLTDRDGPFEAVTVAGDVPFSIATRAAEEGIHVKGMRLECRPVRYYPRGPFAAHVLGYVREISARELQQARDSDSGYTARDRIGKDGVERVCEASLRGADGGEQIEVDAAGKLVQVLGEVAAVAGDAVTLSLDVDVQRVAEGGLAGKRGAAVAMDARSGEILALASSPTFDPNTLSGKVSRAQWRHLSGPSWPQQNRALAALYEPGSIFKLVTAAAGIESGHAASSSLFFCPGYWQLGKWRFHCWQRGGHGSLDLVSGIAQSCNVTFIKLGRSVGRPGLERWAKAFGLGAETGIDLPGENSGLVPNPQWKHERFDEAWYPGDTCQMAVGQGGLLITPLQAAVVTAAIANGGYLVTPHVVRAVGDVPVGTNRPRPVGIDPATAAVLRRGMAAVVGRGTARRIRDRSFPIAGKTGTAENPHGQPHAWFVGFAPVEEPQVVVAVLVEQGGSGTAMAPIGAAMLRAALKGDESERASVARLP, from the coding sequence GTGAGGACGCGACGGCTCATCGTACGCGCGGCGATCCTCGCCATCTTCGCGCTGCTGGTCGCGCGCCTGTGGCAGATCCAGGTCGTACACGGACGAGAGTACCGGCGCGCGTCGGAGCAGAACCGCATTCGCCTGATCCGGCGCGAAGCGGCCCGGGGCACCATCTACGACCGCCGCGGCCGCATCCTCGCTACCAGCCGGCCGTGTCTGGACGTTGTGGTGACTCCCGAGGAATTCGGCGACGATCCGGAGGCGGTGGCGCAGCTTGCACGCATCCTGCACGCCGGTCCCGCCGAGATCGCCGCGAAGCTGACAGATCGGGATGGACCTTTCGAAGCCGTCACCGTCGCCGGCGACGTGCCCTTCTCCATCGCCACTCGAGCCGCAGAGGAAGGGATTCACGTCAAGGGGATGCGTTTGGAGTGCAGACCCGTGCGCTATTACCCGCGCGGGCCGTTTGCCGCGCACGTCCTCGGCTATGTGCGCGAGATCAGCGCCCGCGAGCTGCAACAAGCGCGCGACAGCGACAGCGGCTACACGGCGCGCGACAGGATCGGCAAGGATGGCGTCGAGCGCGTGTGTGAGGCATCCCTGCGCGGCGCCGACGGCGGCGAGCAGATTGAGGTGGACGCGGCGGGGAAACTCGTGCAAGTGCTGGGCGAGGTCGCGGCTGTCGCTGGCGACGCGGTGACGCTCAGCCTCGACGTGGATGTTCAGCGGGTCGCGGAAGGAGGTCTCGCGGGCAAACGCGGCGCGGCGGTCGCGATGGACGCGCGCAGCGGGGAGATCCTCGCGCTGGCCAGCTCGCCGACGTTCGACCCCAACACGCTCAGTGGCAAGGTGTCGAGGGCTCAATGGCGCCACTTGAGTGGCCCATCCTGGCCGCAGCAGAACCGCGCGCTGGCGGCGCTCTATGAGCCGGGGTCTATCTTCAAGCTCGTCACCGCTGCGGCAGGGATCGAGAGTGGCCACGCAGCGTCGAGTAGTCTCTTCTTCTGCCCAGGGTACTGGCAGCTGGGCAAGTGGCGATTCCACTGCTGGCAGCGCGGCGGCCATGGATCGCTCGACCTCGTGTCAGGCATCGCGCAGTCCTGCAACGTCACCTTCATCAAACTCGGCCGCAGCGTCGGCAGGCCGGGGCTGGAACGGTGGGCCAAGGCGTTCGGGCTCGGGGCCGAGACGGGCATAGACCTGCCCGGCGAGAACTCCGGACTGGTGCCGAACCCACAGTGGAAGCACGAGCGGTTCGATGAAGCCTGGTATCCCGGGGACACGTGCCAGATGGCCGTCGGTCAGGGCGGGCTGCTCATCACACCGCTCCAGGCCGCCGTGGTGACCGCGGCTATCGCCAACGGCGGCTACCTCGTGACGCCGCATGTGGTGCGGGCCGTCGGGGACGTTCCCGTCGGGACAAATAGGCCTCGTCCCGTCGGCATTGATCCCGCGACGGCGGCAGTGCTCCGTCGCGGCATGGCTGCGGTCGTGGGGCGCGGTACCGCGCGACGAATACGGGATCGTTCATTCCCCATCGCGGGCAAGACCGGCACGGCGGAGAATCCACACGGTCAGCCGCACGCCTGGTTCGTCGGATTCGCGCCGGTTGAGGAGCCGCAGGTAGTGGTGGCGGTTCTCGTCGAGCAAGGCGGCAGCGGCACGGCAATGGCGCCCATCGGCGCGGCCATGCTGCGCGCCGCCCTGAAGGGGGATGAGAGCGAGCGAGCGTCGGTCGCTCGCCTGCCGTGA
- a CDS encoding CehA/McbA family metallohydrolase, whose amino-acid sequence MADHQSLPHGNPLPNASLEEGNDIPTGWRFYGDAHHAQASWTPDGARTGGRCLAFFPPMQDAAWECEPVPVAAGRAYGLVWWTRFQGGEPWHWSYHSEFVGVIVRWLDGQGNEIGRVERKFHCLQTNGWQQAWIRLTPPGGTARATVAFVYRTGLETDGHVWVDDVELEALDPLPPIPDGHARVVLRIEDEVGKPLTARIWATTERGDHLFPTYSHRFSVPDVGFHAAPEDCWLDVPAGKITVGARRGFEYAPAEETAILREGETREVTLVLRRTIDMSREGWIAGDHHSHLFFHKHTQHPQMRPQDSFEIAKAEGLNYLSMDGEMIEFRANLDDKDKARDEGFVGEMGLEAVTDFYGHICLINVREDMPGGFPMRMVFWPTNEMVQDYVAAQGGAIIAAHPLSGVALAKFFDAVADPEHGCLARELAADVLLGRRVSYDVFSESSPPQRLGDMLTAYYHLLNLGRRVGVTASTDHYVDQGRAACGAWRTYARSAGLDFASIAEAYREGRTFATNAPLVAMDADGAGPGDEVRFSEPGEVAVELRATSQWGLEAAELVINGEVRRRWDASGGRIEVTDEVRIDETSWMAARIFGPKSAHVDSSPIADEPGQFHGQFAHTSPVYVRVGDAPFRPRKAAIEFCLEWVEAMARAVAAVEGKYLSADLKPYNVSGRDAFGRAMSRIAEAKRIGSEMLSGAF is encoded by the coding sequence ATGGCCGATCACCAGTCACTGCCGCACGGCAACCCGCTGCCCAATGCGTCGTTAGAGGAAGGCAACGACATACCCACCGGGTGGCGGTTCTACGGCGATGCGCACCACGCGCAGGCTTCCTGGACGCCCGACGGGGCGCGCACCGGAGGTCGCTGCCTCGCTTTCTTCCCGCCGATGCAGGATGCCGCCTGGGAGTGCGAACCGGTGCCGGTCGCCGCCGGGCGTGCGTACGGACTGGTGTGGTGGACGCGCTTTCAGGGTGGCGAGCCCTGGCATTGGTCGTATCACAGCGAGTTTGTCGGCGTCATCGTGCGCTGGCTCGACGGGCAGGGGAATGAAATCGGCCGTGTCGAGCGCAAGTTCCATTGCCTCCAGACCAACGGCTGGCAGCAGGCGTGGATCAGGCTGACGCCGCCCGGAGGTACAGCTCGGGCCACCGTGGCGTTCGTCTATCGCACGGGCCTCGAGACTGACGGTCACGTGTGGGTGGACGACGTGGAATTGGAGGCGCTCGATCCCCTACCGCCGATACCTGACGGGCACGCGCGCGTTGTGTTGCGCATCGAAGACGAGGTCGGCAAGCCGCTGACGGCCCGGATATGGGCCACGACAGAGCGTGGCGACCACCTCTTCCCAACGTACTCACATCGCTTCAGCGTCCCGGATGTCGGCTTCCATGCCGCGCCTGAGGACTGCTGGCTCGACGTGCCGGCCGGAAAGATCACTGTCGGCGCTCGGCGCGGCTTCGAGTACGCCCCCGCGGAGGAGACCGCCATCCTTCGGGAGGGCGAGACGCGCGAGGTCACTCTCGTCCTGCGCCGCACGATTGACATGTCCCGTGAGGGCTGGATCGCCGGCGACCATCACTCGCACCTGTTCTTCCACAAGCACACACAGCACCCGCAGATGCGTCCGCAGGACAGCTTCGAGATCGCCAAGGCCGAGGGGTTGAACTACCTCTCGATGGACGGTGAGATGATCGAGTTCCGCGCGAACCTCGACGACAAGGACAAGGCGCGGGACGAGGGCTTCGTCGGCGAGATGGGCCTCGAGGCGGTCACGGATTTCTACGGGCACATCTGCCTGATCAATGTGCGCGAAGACATGCCCGGCGGCTTCCCCATGCGCATGGTCTTCTGGCCGACGAACGAGATGGTGCAGGACTACGTCGCGGCACAAGGCGGTGCGATCATCGCCGCCCACCCGCTCAGCGGCGTTGCCCTGGCGAAGTTCTTCGACGCCGTGGCGGATCCCGAGCACGGCTGCCTGGCGCGCGAGTTGGCGGCCGACGTCTTGCTTGGGCGGCGCGTCAGCTATGACGTCTTCTCCGAGAGCAGCCCACCCCAGCGCTTGGGCGATATGCTGACGGCTTACTACCACTTACTCAATCTCGGCCGGAGGGTCGGCGTCACCGCCTCGACGGATCATTACGTGGATCAGGGACGGGCGGCGTGCGGGGCGTGGCGAACCTACGCGCGCAGCGCCGGGCTCGACTTCGCGAGCATCGCGGAAGCCTACCGCGAAGGCCGGACGTTCGCCACGAACGCTCCGCTCGTTGCCATGGATGCCGACGGGGCGGGGCCTGGCGACGAGGTCCGTTTCAGCGAGCCGGGCGAAGTGGCGGTGGAACTCCGCGCGACGTCGCAGTGGGGGCTTGAGGCCGCCGAACTCGTGATCAACGGCGAAGTCCGGCGGCGTTGGGATGCGTCGGGGGGGCGCATCGAAGTCACCGACGAGGTTCGGATTGACGAAACGTCGTGGATGGCCGCACGTATCTTTGGGCCGAAGTCGGCGCATGTGGACAGCTCGCCGATTGCGGATGAGCCGGGCCAGTTCCACGGCCAGTTCGCGCATACAAGTCCGGTATATGTCCGGGTCGGCGACGCGCCCTTCCGACCGCGAAAGGCCGCAATCGAGTTCTGCCTGGAATGGGTTGAGGCGATGGCGCGGGCGGTCGCGGCCGTTGAAGGCAAGTATCTGAGCGCCGATCTCAAGCCGTACAACGTAAGCGGGAGGGATGCTTTCGGTCGCGCCATGTCCCGCATCGCCGAGGCGAAGCGCATCGGGAGCGAGATGCTCTCCGGGGCGTTCTGA
- a CDS encoding insulinase family protein, with protein sequence MTPRIPQARISQHDARPETSWYAGRRIRMWCGLTRARRVGVAVLLLALLGPCACGADEAQLTVLTNGLRVLTQEVHSAPVVSVYMWYRAGSRDEHTGITGISHFVEHMMFKGTARFGPGEISRLVTRTGGWDNGYTWLDYTAYVETLPAKHLDLALRIEADRMANAAFAAKDVDSERTVVLSELEGHENDPGFHLSNEVRAAAFTAHPYQWPIIGWKSDVAAYDRDKAAAYYRAHYAPNNATLVVVGDFNRDDVLRRVRSLFGRIPRGSAVRDGVTEEPPQRGERRVVVRRPGGAGMIQMAFHVPAANHPDHYALDIAETVLGTGRTSRLYQALVAKQLAVNADAYNFTNRDPTLFAVYVTLAPGADHVDAEQAVLAEIDRLSSELISERELQRAKNQAKAAFVYGTDSVSKLANMLGFFDVIGNYRLLYDYVDRIEGVTREQVQEAARRYLDADNRTVGWFVPTDEGPAGRPSGPGPLMRSGGIPRASVAAAGGNRREGEPSSGAATATAERPANVGRREPTRIDLDNGATFIVYENPVVPAISIEGMVGGGMIFDPADKPGLSTFTAQMLSRGAAGRSYQEIADDLEFAAATIGVGGGIQVGNISGRCLKDDLPLVMRTLADQVRRPDFPEDQIALVRSQLEVAL encoded by the coding sequence ATGACCCCTCGCATCCCCCAGGCACGCATATCGCAGCATGATGCGCGCCCAGAGACGTCATGGTATGCCGGCCGCCGTATCCGGATGTGGTGCGGGCTAACGCGGGCACGACGTGTCGGCGTCGCCGTCCTCCTGCTGGCGCTTCTCGGGCCATGCGCCTGTGGCGCCGATGAAGCGCAACTCACCGTGCTGACCAACGGCCTGCGCGTGCTGACGCAGGAGGTGCATTCAGCTCCGGTGGTCAGTGTCTACATGTGGTATCGCGCCGGCTCGCGTGACGAGCACACCGGTATCACCGGCATTTCCCACTTCGTCGAGCACATGATGTTCAAGGGCACGGCCCGCTTCGGCCCCGGCGAGATAAGCCGCCTGGTGACCCGCACCGGCGGCTGGGACAACGGCTACACGTGGCTGGATTACACCGCCTATGTCGAGACCCTGCCGGCCAAGCATCTCGACCTCGCGCTGCGCATCGAGGCCGACCGCATGGCCAACGCGGCGTTCGCCGCGAAGGACGTGGACAGCGAGCGCACCGTCGTCCTCTCGGAATTGGAGGGGCACGAGAACGATCCTGGATTTCATCTCTCCAACGAGGTGCGCGCGGCGGCATTCACGGCCCACCCGTACCAGTGGCCGATTATCGGGTGGAAGTCGGACGTCGCCGCATATGATCGCGACAAGGCCGCGGCATACTACCGCGCGCACTACGCGCCGAACAATGCGACGCTAGTTGTCGTGGGCGACTTCAACAGGGATGATGTGCTGAGGCGCGTGCGCAGTCTGTTCGGGCGCATCCCGCGCGGCAGCGCGGTGCGGGACGGGGTGACCGAGGAGCCGCCGCAGCGAGGCGAGCGCCGAGTGGTGGTGCGCCGTCCCGGCGGAGCCGGCATGATCCAGATGGCATTCCACGTGCCCGCGGCGAATCACCCCGATCATTACGCCCTGGACATCGCCGAGACGGTCCTCGGCACCGGGCGCACGAGCAGGCTTTACCAGGCGCTGGTCGCCAAGCAGTTGGCGGTCAACGCCGATGCCTACAACTTCACCAACCGTGACCCCACGCTCTTCGCGGTGTACGTGACCCTCGCGCCAGGCGCGGATCACGTCGATGCCGAGCAAGCGGTCCTCGCCGAGATCGACCGGCTGTCATCCGAGCTGATCTCCGAGCGCGAATTGCAGCGCGCGAAGAACCAAGCGAAGGCGGCGTTTGTGTACGGCACCGACTCCGTGAGCAAGCTCGCGAACATGCTCGGCTTCTTCGACGTCATCGGCAATTACCGGCTCCTCTATGACTACGTCGATCGCATCGAGGGCGTCACGCGCGAGCAGGTGCAGGAGGCCGCGAGACGCTATCTCGACGCCGACAACCGGACTGTCGGGTGGTTCGTTCCGACTGACGAGGGGCCGGCGGGCCGGCCGTCCGGGCCCGGGCCGCTGATGCGGTCAGGCGGCATACCGCGCGCATCAGTTGCTGCCGCTGGCGGGAACAGACGTGAGGGCGAGCCGAGCAGCGGCGCGGCAACGGCGACGGCTGAGCGACCGGCCAATGTCGGGAGGCGCGAACCGACCCGCATCGACCTCGACAACGGCGCGACGTTCATCGTGTATGAGAACCCGGTCGTGCCGGCGATCTCCATCGAGGGCATGGTCGGCGGCGGCATGATCTTCGATCCCGCGGACAAGCCGGGACTGTCCACTTTCACTGCGCAAATGCTCTCGCGCGGTGCGGCGGGACGGTCGTATCAGGAGATCGCGGATGACCTGGAGTTTGCGGCGGCCACTATTGGTGTCGGCGGCGGCATCCAGGTGGGCAACATCTCCGGACGCTGCTTGAAGGACGACCTGCCGCTCGTCATGCGGACGCTTGCGGATCAGGTGCGGCGCCCGGATTTCCCGGAGGACCAGATCGCCCTCGTGCGGTCGCAGTTGGAGGTCGCCCT